AATTAGTCCACATTGCAACAATGATTACCCTGATTGAATCAAACGGACACTCTATCTCTTATGGTAGAATGGATGAATATATGTATCCATACTATAAGAAATCATTAGATAGTGGCCAATTTTCAAAAGAATTTATGCAGGGAATTATTGAATGTCAGTATATTAAATTACAAGCGATGTCCAAACTGCGTGATAAAATGACTGCATTACCAAACACCGGTCGTGGTTTTGCCGGTGAAAGTCTGACTGTTGGTGGTGTTGACAGAGAGGGTAACGACATAACCAATGACCTGACCTTTATGTATCTGGATGCTTCAGCTCATACCCGTATGGTTGCGCCATGGACCTGTCTGCGAATGCACGAAAAGACACCAAATGAATTAAAAGTTAAAGCAGTAGAAGTCATCAAAGCCGGTGCCAGCCACCCAAAACTTTTCAATGACCAATCCTGCATTCCTTCTCAAATAAAATCAGGCAGAAGTCTGGAAGATGCCCGTGAGTATAACGTTGTAGGTTGTGTTGAGCCGGTTCTGGCTGGACGAGAATTTGCCTGGGCTGACGCCGCCTACATGAATGTTGCCAGTGTTTTTGATTTTGCCATCAACGATGGTTATACAACCATGCAGCTTCCTCCAGAATACGCCCATTTTGGAAGTATGCGATTAGGCCTACCAACAGGAAGCCTGGAAACCTTTAAAAATATTGAAGAGGTAAAAGAAGCATTCAGACAGCAAATGAAATACTTCACTGATCAAATGGTAACTTGCATCACTGTTATGGAGCATGCCCATCGAGAATTAGGCTCGACACCTTATGCATCTCTATTCTTTGATAACTGTATTGTTTCAGCTAAAGATATGTCAGCCGGTGGTGTTGAGGTAAATCATACTGGTCCTCAAGGAACTGGAATTGGTACGGTTGCCGATGCCTTAGCTAATATTGACCAGTTAGTATTCCAGCAGGGGAAATATACCGGGAAAGAACTGCTGGATGCGATTAAAACAAACTGGGAAGGCAATGATGTCATGTATGCGCTAGCCAACAGTGATAAGCTTAAACATTATGGTAATGATGATGACTACGCTGATGATTTTGCGGTCTTTGTTTACGATACCTACTGTGACAACATCCTTGGCAGAAAAAATACCCGCGGTGGCGATTATAAAGTTGGCGTTTACGGAGTTTCTTCAAACGTCGCCTTCGGCTTGATGTCAGGTGCTTCCCTGGATGGACGTTACGCCCAGGAGCCAATTTCTGATAATATGGGACCTGTTCATACAAAAGCTGGTTCACATGATATTACCGGGCCAACAGCAATTGCCAACTCGGTTTCTAAGATGGAACACTCAAGAGCCGCCAATGGGACCTTGTTAAACTGGAAATTCAACCCGACAAATGTATCAGGTGAAGCCGGAACAGATAACCTGATTCACCTAGTAGATACCTACTTTGATAAGAATGGGATGCACAGCCAGTTCAATATTATGAGCTCTGAAACATTAAAAAGAGCAAAGGCTAATCCAGAGAATTATAAAGACTTACTGATTCGCGTGGCTGGATACTGTGCCTACTTCGTTGAATTAAGTGGTCCATTGCAAGATGATTTAATTGGTCGTACTGAACTTTCCTTTGAATAGATAATTTCGCAATAACGCTTCTAAATCTACAATAAGTAAACCATATATGCACCGATTTTTCGGATAAGAAAGAGCTGATCAAGGCTCTTTTTTATTTTTTGTCTTTTTTTAATCCTTAAAATAAATAAAAATCTTTAAGAAACAAACAAAGATGCTTGACTTGGAGTAAGCTCAAGGTATTAGAGTTTAACTAGAGCAGGCGAGAATAAAAAAAGAGGAAAAATGCAAACACGGGATATTACCAGTATCGTCCAGGCAGAGATTAAAATTTGCGAGCTGCCATCGGGAATCCGTATTTATCCCGAATATGACAGTGTTGTGGAAATCTGTGAGAGAAATGGTATTTCCTATCAGGAAGGATATCATATTATTAAAAGTGAAGCCGAAGTGATTAAAAGTTAACGTTCATTAGTTTTTTCTAAAATTGAATCAACCCCGTAATTAAGCAGCATCCCGGTCAGTGCGATCAACCTTTCCAGTGGAATTTTTTTGCCGTCTGCCACCCATTGACGATACATATCAAGGGAGCTTTGGCTGGTAAAAGTATTGACGATGTTTTGTTCTTCTTCGGGCAGATGGGCGTAGGGATTGAAGCGCTGACGGTTATGCTTTAGTGCGGTCATAAAAAGTTTATTGCCAAAAGTGCGATAACTTTCTGCAGAAATCAGACGTTCGGTAAAGGCGTCCTGCTTTGCCAGGTAGGTAAAGAAGACGCGGTTGATCTCCATCATTGGCATAGTTGGCGGTATCTGGTCTATTTCGGAAAAATAAAGGTTGGCTGCTTCCTGAAGCATATCTTCAAACAGGGCTTCGATGGAAGTGTAATGTAGGTAAAAGGTCTTTCGGTGGATGCGGGCCCGTTCAGTTAATTCCTTAACTGTAATTTTTTGGGCATCCATTTCACAGACCATTTCTTTAAAAGCCTTTTTAATGGCTTCTCTGGTTTTTTGGACTCTTAAATCCATTTGTCTCTCTTGCATTTCTTATTCCTTTTTAAAAGTATTTTTCGATATCTTGTGTTGAGATAATATCCAAATTATTAAATGTGTGGCATAATCAACAAAAAAATTATTATTGGAAATTGAATGTTGAACCAATTCCTATTATAATACACTTAGAAGAAATAAGCAACACGTGGATATTAAGTGCGAGACAGTTGTAATTGGAAGAAATCAAACTAGGGATCTTTTGTTGTTTTCACTTTATGAATAATTGAAAGAATAATAGAAAATTTCCGAGGTAAAAGCATCTTTTATTTAAAAAGAGTTTAGATGATTGTTTATGTCAGTGTTGAACTGACTGATTAAAAAGGAGAAAATATAATGAAGTATTTAAACGAAGCGGAATTTGATGCAGTTAATGTTTTTGGTAAAGGGATAGAAAATACAATGTTTACCCAGTATTTTATTGGAGAATCTTTTCTGAATCCGTTGACGGAGTTCGGCAAAGCCCCATTGTTTATGGCGAATGTAACCTTTGAACCTGGATGTCGAAATAACTGGCATATCCACCATGCATCTAATAAAGGCGGTCAGATTTTAATTTGTACCGCTGGAGAAGGTTGGTATCAGGAAGAAGGTAAAGATCCCGTTTCTTTAGAACCAGGAATGGTGATCACAATTCCTTCAAATGTTAAACACTGGCATGGTGCAAAAGCTGACAGCTGGTTTTCACATATTTCTGTTGAAGTGCCAGGAGAGGATACATCCAACGCATGGCTGGAGCCAGTTACTGATGAAGTTTTCAGCAAGCTAAAATAATTCTTTTTCAATAAAAGAAACATAAAATAACTATACAAATGATGGATTTTGATTAAAGGTTTCTTTGTCAGATCCATCATTTGTTGATTTAAAGGATTATTACACTTGCGTCTCTGATTTGCTGATGTTTAAAATTTTTAGTATAATATTTGTAGCAAAAGATGAAAGGACAGGAGCTAATAATGGTAGAAAAGATATATGAAAAGCATGAAATATACAGAATCGATATTCCATTACCCAATAATCCACTTAAAAACCTTAACTGCTACGTGGTTAAAACTGAGAAAGAGAATCTGATTATCGATACCGGATTTGATATGCCGGAATGTCTGGAAGCCATGCAGGCAGGGATTAAAGAACTCGACCTTGATATGGATAAAACCGCATTCTATTTAACCCACCTGCACTCGGATCATACCGGTCTGATGAATCGTTTGCGTGACGATCAAACCAAAATATATATGGGTGAGATTGAATACAATTATTTTCAGCGCACCTTATCGGGAGAGATCCGACAAAAAGCTGAAACTTTATTTCTGGCGGAAGGTTTTCCGGCAGAAGACTTGAGTTTACAGGTGAAAAAGAACCCGGCCTTTGTCTATGCGCCTAAAAAAGTATTTGAGGCAATACCCTTAAAGGACAAGGAAACGTTTTTGGTGGGAGACCTTGAATTTGAATGCGTGCTGGTCCCCGGTCATACACCAGGCAATACCTGTTTGTATTTAAAAAGTGAAAAGATCATGTTTTTGGGAGACCATATTCTAATGCACATCAGTCCTAATATTACCAACTGGCCGGATGTTGAAAACTCACTCAATGACTACCTGGTCAGTCTGGATAAGATTGCTAATTATGATATAAAATTGGGTTTGCCGGCTCACCGCCAAAATGATGTGGGAGTATATGAGAGAATCGAGCAGCTTAAAAAACATCATCAGGAGCGCTTGCAGTCTATTTTGGATATTCTCAAGCAAAAAGATTACCAGACTGGTTATGAAATTGCAGGTCAGTTGAAATGGTCTTTGAGCGGTAAAACCTGGGAAACTTGCCCCGTTTCTCAAAAGTGGTTTGCAACTGGCGAAACCTTGTCACATCTGGACTATTTACTGCATAAAAAACTGATCATTAAAGTGGAAAAGGAAGGATTATATTACTATCGGATTCGCTGAGAATAACCCTGGTATCTATGACTAGATATATTAAAAATTGAAAAACATGCAAATGTTTAGGTCTCTGTTAACCGAAAGTTAACAGGGGCTTTTTTGTGCCTGTTTCATTAAGTTCTCCTTAAAAATTTGGAAATGAGTTCGTTTTTCGCGCGGATTATTCGTTATTTCAAACATTTTATGACCATATTGCGAATATCTGTGGCATATTCCACAAACAAAAATATATTGGAAATTGAATAACCCGAAGGTTTGAATTATAATGCTCATGTGAGAACAAAACACCACGTGGATATTAAAAGTTGAAATATGATTCCGCTAAACGGGAAAACAAGGAGAAGAAAATGAAAATTTTAGATCCAGAACAATTTAATCTATACGAAACAGATCCGGAATTTATTAAACGGCACGAGGCTTTTGCACTGGAAGAGGTTGTAAATGAGCCAGGAATGGAATTGGAAGTACGAACAAGATATCTGGCAATATTAGCAACATTGGTCGGATGCCAGGGGCTTGACGAATATATGATTACACTCGCTAAAGCACTGGATGCTGGTGTGACACCAATTGAAGCCAAGGAGATTGTTTATCAGGCAGTGGATTATCTTGGAATGGGTCGTGTTCGTCCATTTTTAATGGCAACCAATGAAGTGATGACTGAAAAAGGTATTAAACTGCCGTTGGAAGGTCAGGCGACAACAACTATGGAAGATCGACTGGAAAAAGGCGCCCAGGCTCAGGCTGATATTTTTGGTGAAGGTATGAAAGAATTCTGGAAGGGTGGCCATATTAATCGCTGGCTGGCAGCAAACTGCTTTGGCGACTATTATACCAGAAAGGGACTTGATTTAAAGGATAGAGAAATGATTACTTTCTGTTTTCTTTTAGCTCAGGGCGGCTGTGAGCCGCAACTGACCAGCCATGCAGCGGGAAATATGAATTTGGGAAATGATAAATTGTTTTTAATCAAGGTCGTTTCTCAGTGTCTTCCGTATATCGGTTATCCAAGAAGTTTAAACGCGATGAACTGTATTAACACAGCAGCAGAAAATAGATAGACTACTGACTAATATAAGCACTAAAAAGGCCGATTTACAAGTGAAAAGTAAATCGGCCGGTGCTCTAGGATGAAATGGCTAAGAAGAAAGAATTGAGCTATTCGGACTCTTTGGATGATTCATCAGATAAATATTTCATTGCCAGTTCTTCACGCAACCCCAGCTCATCGGTGGTTCCCTTGTCTTTAGCAAGTCGATAGTATTCACATTTGTAATTAATCAGATCCAAAGATTTTTGTAAATCCCGAATCTGCTGTTGGGTTTTTTCTTTAAGCTCGGTAAACATATCATAGCGCTTAACAATCGTGCAGTCACCTTCCTGACACCATTGAAAAAAGGTCTTAATTTCTTTTAGTGACATTCCCGCCGTTTTCAGGCATTCAATCATCTTGAGGCATTCTATATCCGAATCATCAAAAATCCGGATATTACCCTCAGTTCGGTTGACTAATGGGAGGAGCCCCTCTTTATCGTAGTAGCGTAGTGTTGAAATAGATATATTTAACATCGATGAAACATCGCCAATGGAATAACTCATAAAATCCTCCAAAAAAATTTAATTTACATATTGACCTGAAGTTAGGTTCAGAGTGTATGATATATATGATACGTGAGTTTAGTATAAATTACAACAGAATAATTGAATACAACGATATTTTGTTAAAAATATAGCTATTTGGTAAGAATAGAAAGGTAACAGTAATGAAAAAATACTCAGAGCAAAAATTTGTAGGCGAACGGGCCTTGTTTCAAAGCAATGATCTGGAACTTGAATATTGCACATTTGCAGATGGAGAATCGCCATTAAAGGAGAGCCGTAATCTGAAGATCAGCAACACTATGTTTCAGTGGAAATACCCGCTATGGTATTGCAGTGACGTAACCGTCGAAGATAGCATCTTTTTCGAGATGGCTAGAGCAGGGATATGGTATACCAATAGAATCAGCATGAAAGATATCACTGTTCAGGCCCCTAAAATTTTTAGAAGATGTAATGCTTGAAAATGTCAATATGCCAAATGCTGAAGAAACGCTCTGGAACTGTAGTCATATTACGATGAAAAATGTTACAGCGCAAGGCGATTATTTTGCCATGGGATCTTCGGATCTTGGAATTGATAATTTTACATTAATCGGTAATTATTCCTTTGATGGGGTGAAAAATATGACGATTAGAAATGCTAAAATTCTTTCGAAAGACGCATTCTGGAACAGTGAAAATGTGACAGTCTACGATTCGGTTGTTTCAGGAGAATATCTGGGATGGAATTCTAAAAATATAACCTTAATCAATTGTACAATTGAGAGCGAACAGGGAATGTGTTACATCGAAAATCTGGTCATGAAAAACTGCAAACTGATGAATACTGACCTGGCCTTCGAATACTGTACGGTTGATGCTGAAGTGGATAGTGCGATTGACAGTATTAAAAATCCATATTCAGGTCGAATTGAGGCAAAGGAAATCGGTCAAATCATTTTTGACAATCCGGAAATGAGAGCAGAAGATACCAGCATTATAATCAAACAGGAGAAACAGGAATTGGCTGTATAATAGATGGAAAGACGCATTAGAAAGAAAGGGACTGATGACCTGCTGTCAAATATCAGTGATGGACAGACAGTTTCTGTTAAAGACCAGCTGACGCTGGTAATCCGGCTGAGCTTACCGACCATTTTTGCTCAGCTTGCTTTTATTTTAATGCAATATATCGATGCATCAATGGTTGGCCGGTTGGGCGCAGATGACGCCGCAGCCATTGGTCTGGTAGCCAGCACAACCTGGTTGTTTGCCGGTTTGTCCAGCGCCTCTGCAGTGGGTTTTTCGGTTTTAGTGGCCCAGTTTATTGGCGCTAAAAAATACCGGGAAAGCAGAATGATGCTTAAACAGGGGATGATAGTGGTCTTGTTCTTTTCTGTTCTGCTGGCAGGGATTGGAATCATCATCAGTTCTTATCTTCCTGAATTGTTGGGAGGAGATCCCATTATTCATCAGCGGGCCAGTATTTACTTTTTAATTTATGTACTTTCACTACCGGCAATTGGCCTTAATACACTGGCTTCCAGTTTGTTACAGTCCAGCGGGAATATGAAAATTCCCAGTATCCTAAATATCCTGATGTGCCTGTTGGATATTGGCTTTAATTTTTTGCTGATTTTTCCACCATTTCAGATGGACATTTTACAGTTTACCCTAACGATACCGGGTGCTGGCCTGGGAGTGACGGGTGCTGCTTTGGGAACCGCTTTGTCTCAGCTGATTACGGCGGCTTTAATGCTTAGTTTTCTCTGTTTCAGAACATCGAATTTTCGGTTTAACAAAGCAGAAACGCTAAAGTTTGATGGTATTTATTAAAGAAGGCGGCACTGATTGCTTTACCGGTAGCTTTTGAAAACGTGTGGTTTGTGGCGCTATGATTGCCTCCATTCGTATTGTTGCACCGCTGGGCAATGTTGCTCTAACCGCTCATTCCTTTGCTATTACGGCGGAAAGTTTATGTTATATGCCCGGCTATGGGATTGCCAGAGCGGCCACAACCCTTGTCAGTCAAAGTATCGGGGCCGGTCAAACGGCACTGGCAAAGCAACTGGCAGAGATGACGGTTGTTCTGGGAATGGTGGTTATGACCTGTATGGGGCTCCTGATATTTATTGCCGCACCGGCTATGATTGGATTTTTATCACCGGATCCCCAGGTTCAGGAGTTGGGGACGCTGATTCTAAGAATTGAGGCTTTTGCCGAGCCGATGTATGCGGCTTCGATTGTTGCTTCTGGAGGGTTGCAGGGAGCCGGGGATACATTTATACCGGTAATCATGAATTTTTTAAGTATGTGGGCAGTACGCTTGCCCTTATCATACCTTTTAGCACTGCGTTTTGGGCTGGTTGGTGTATGGATCGCCATGTGTATTGAATTAAGTTTTAGAGGAACAATTTTTCTGATTCGATTGCGGCGCGGCAGGTGGATTAAAATAAATAGAAAAAGTCAGGAGCAGATAGTTTGAAATACGATTTTGATAAAGAAACCAACAGAAGAAATACATATTCAATGAAGTGGGATGTTAAAGAAAATGAACTTCCAATGTGGGTTGCTGATATGGATTTTCAGACGGCACCGGCAGTGATAGAGGCACTGAAAAATAAAGTTAATTTAGGAATCTTTGGTTACTCACTGGTATCAGATGAATGGCAGCAGGCGATTTGTAACTGGTGGCAAAAAAGACATGGTTTTTCAATTGCGAATGATTGGCTGATCTTTTGCACCGGGGTTGTACCAGCACTTTCCTGTGCGGTAAAACGGTTGACTAATGTTGGCGATAATGTGCTGGTGCAGACCCCAGTTTATAATATATTCTTTAATTCGATTGTCAATCATGGCAGACATGCAATTAAAAATAGACTGAAGTATGATGGTGAAGAATATTCAATCGATTTTGAAGATTTAGAGGAAAAGCTCTCTCATCCATTGACTACTTTAATGATTTTATGCAATCCTCACAACCCCATTGGAAAAATATGGGACAAAGAGACACTAAACCGAATCGGTCAATTATGTAAAAAACATCATGTTGTCGTTGTTTCTGATGAAATTCATTGTGATGTGACCGAACCCGGAACAGAATATGTTCCTTTTGCTTCAGTGTCAGATGTTTGCGCTAATAATAGTGTTACCTGCATTTCGGCCAGTAAAGCCTTCAATTTAGCGGGAATGCAGTCAGCAGCGGTGATAATCCCTGATGAAGCTTTGCGTCAAAAGATGGAGAGAGGACTGAATTCTGATGAATTGGCGGAGCCTAATGCCTTTGCTATTGATGCTGTAACAGCGGCATTGACTCAGGGAGAAGAATGGTTAGATGAACTACGCCTTTATCTGAAAGGGAACAAGGACCTGGTTTATGAGTTTCTAAAAGATCAAATTCCGGAAGTCAAACTGATTACATCTCAGGCAACTTATCTGCTCTGGATTGATTGTCAAAAATTAACTGATAATTCTGAAGCATTCTGTCAGTTTATCAGAGAAGAGACCGGTCTTTATCTTTCCGCTGGCAGTGAGTTTAAGGGTAACGGCAATCTCTTTGTAAGAATGAATATTGCCTGTCCGAAAAAACGCGTTCAGGATGGTCTGAACCGTTTTAAACAGGGTGTCCAGTCTTATAAGTGTTTAAACGAAGGTTAAGTGTTTTAGATAAGAATGCTTGTTATAAACTACTAGACTAATATGGGTATGAGGTGTTAAATATGAATATTTTAGTATTAAATGGCAGTCCCAGACCAGATGGCAATACCACTGCAATGATTAGAGCTTTTAATGAGGGGGCTTCAGAGGTAGGCCATGAAGTAACGGTTATCAATGTGTGCAGAAAGAAAATTGGCGGCTGTTTAGGGTGTGAATATTGTCATACCAAAGGAAAGGGAGCCTGTATTCAAAAGGATGATATGTATCAGGTCTATGATGCGATCAAAAAAGCAGATATGATTGTATTGGGATCTCCCGTTTATTATTTTAGTTATAGCGGCCAACTTCAATCAACAATCAACCGATTGTATGCATTGGGAATACCTCAAAATTTAAAAAAGTCGATGCTTTTGTTAAGTTCTGGCAGTGATGATGTTTATGAGGCCATATTTTATCAGTATCACAGGACTTTTCAGAAGTTTATGAAACTGGAAGATATGGGGATCATTACGGCATATGGTGACCAAAACAAATCGCAGGCGATTCTTTCAAAAGTCAGAGACGCTGCAAATAAATTATAATTAAGGAGCCCAAATGAAAATTCAGGTTAAGGGAAATGGAAATACCATTGTTTATCAATTAAATGACAGTCTGGCTGATGAATCACTGTATAGTCAGCTGCCTATGGCTATAAAAGTGGAAAACTACAGTAACGATGAAAAGATTTTCTATCCGGCCGAAAAGCTTAAAACGTCTAATACTCCCAAAGCTAATGCTAAAAATGGAAGTCTGGCCTATTACGCCCCTTGGGGAAATGTGGTCATGTATTACAAAGATTTTGGCAAAGCTTCCGGTTTATATGAACTGGGGCAGGTTGTAAGCGGAAAGGAAAATATTTCAAAGTTGTCAGGCGAAATACAGATTGAGATTTTAAAGGATTGATAGAGTAAAGAGCGCGTTCTATCGAAATAACTAAGGTCATTCAGGAAACTGGCTTAGGACGAAATCTCAGGGCTGTATGATTTAAAAGAGGTGACGTGTGAAAAGATTTTTTACGATATTTTTAATTGTGTTGATGGGAATATTTTTATTGACCGCCTGCAGTACTAATTCTTCTAACAATTCCGACCAGTCGGCAGAGGAAAAAGGTGAAGCAGTAGATTCAGTTGCGCCGATAGAAAATAGCGATGAATCAAATACAGAAATAAAGGAGGAGAAAAAGCAAATGAAACTTCAAATTGGAAATAATGTGTTAACCGCAAGCTTAGCAGATAATTCGAGTGCAGAAGCATTGGCGAAGATGCTTGAAGCAGGACCGCTAACGATCAGTATGCGAGATTTTGGAGGGATGGAGAAAGTGGGATCGCTGGGTTCAACTTTACCTGAAAATAACGAGCAAATCACGACTGAGGCTGGGGACCTGATATTATATCAGGCGGGTGCATTCGTTATTTACTACGCACCGAACTCGTGGAATTTTACCAGACTGGGAAAGATTAATGATATTACAGCTGACGAATTAAAAGCGATTCTTGGGGATGGAAACGTGGACGTTACCCTTTCTTTAGATTGACCGACAACTAAAAATGTAAGCATAAAAATTAAAAATAATGGAGGAAAACAATGAATTTAGATTTTGTTTATCAGAACCCGACAACAATATATTTTGGCAAAAATGCAATGGAGAATTTAAAAACAGAATTGGGCAATTATGGTGATACGGTCATTCTTGCCTATGGAAAATCTTCAATTAAAAAAATTGGTCTTTATGATCAGATTTTGGACGTTTTAAAAGATGCTGGTAAAAAGGTTGTTGAACTTTCGGGTATTATGGCAAACCCGACTTACGATAAAGTCCTGGAAGGTTCAAAAATAGTGAAAGAAAATGAGGTTGATCTGATTTTAGCTGTCGGAGGTGGATCGGTTATTGATTGCGCTAAAGCTATTTCGGTATCTGCCTATTGTGAAGGCGATGCCTGGACCAAATATTGGTTGCAGTTTGCACCGGTTGACAATAAAATTGTACCAGTTGCTTCAATTCTGACTCTGGCTGGAACCGGTTCGGAAATGAATGGTGGTTCAGTTATTACCAATAATGATATGAAACTGAAAATGGGACGGGTTTTTCCGGCTAATGTCAATCCTAAATTTTCGATTCTTAATCCGGAATATACTTTTTCGTTGCCGGAATATCAAATGGTTAGCGGGATTTTTGATATGATGTCCCATCTGATGGAAGCATATTTCTCCGGTGAAGATGACGTTACTTCAGATTATATCATCGAAGGGATTTTACGTTCCGTGATTCACAGTGCAAAAATTGCCAAAGAAAATTCAAAAGACTATGAAGCCAGAAGCAATCTGATGTGGAGTGCCACCCTGGCTATGAATCCCATTGTCGGTCTTAGTAAAAGAGCTGACTGGCAAGTCCACATGATTGAACATCAACTGGGCGCATATACCGATTGTGCCCATGGGATGGGACTGGCAGCCGTATCACTACCATATTATCGGATGATCTATAAAGATGGTTTGGATAAATTCGTACGATTTGCAGTGAATGTCTGGGGTGTAGCCGAAGCCGGAAAATCTAAAGAAGAAGTGGCCCTGGAAGGCCTTGCCTGCCTGGAAACATTCTGCCAGGATATGGGGATTGTTCTTAACATTAAAGAGCTCGGTGCTACTGAAGAGATGTTAAAAGCAATTGCCGATTCAACTGTTATTCTTGGCGGCTATAAAAAACTGACCGCTGAAGATGTTTTGGATATTTTAAAAACAGCCTATCAGGCATAATTAAGTATCGATAAGAGCAGACATCTGAGATGATCTGTTCTTTTTTAAAATTGCGGTTAATGGTTTGATTGGGAAAATAATTTGAAGTATTCTATAAATTAACAGAAGAGGAGCAGATAATATGGGAAAAACACTGGTTGTCTATTTTACATGGTCGGGAAAAACAAAGAAGATGGCGGAAAAAATTGCTGAAATAAAAAATGCAGATGTTGTAGAAATTAAGACGGTTAAGGTTTATCCGACACAGTATAATCAGCTTTTGGAGATATCAAGGGCTGAAAAAAGTCATGATGAGCGACCGGAACTGCAAGCACTTAATATTGATATCGATGGTTACGAGACAATTATTATCGGCTATCCAAACTGGCACAGTTCTTGTCCGAAAGCAATTTTGTCATTTCTGGAGAAATTTGATTTATCGGGTAAAGTTCTTGCTCCATTTTGCACGCATGGTGGCGGCGGGATTGGCAATAGTGAAAGTGATATTAAAAAAAGCTGTCCCAAAGCTGTTTTGAAAAAGGGCTATGCTAAAGGAAGTTCTGATACAAAAGCAATTACCAAATGGCTGGAAACACTTTAAGATTAACTTTGAGATAATAAAACTGGACAAATATAATTGTTTGAGAGAATGCTTTTTGTGAATAAAAATCCAGCGGTGGCTATTTGACCAAGCTGGATTTTTTTATTGTGAAAAACAATTCAAGTTGGTAATTAATCGGGATAGTTGTTCTGCTCGGAAGGATGCTTAGTTTTTAAGACAGCATTTTCAAGATTAATTTGAATCGGAGAAATATCCATTGTGACAGAAGCCAGTTTGATTTTATCTTTGTAAGAGTTTAAGGCGGATAAAATTTCCGTAAACAGCTGATTTTTTGTCGCCCGACGTTCCCGGTAATCAACGACATATCGGATGGTGAATTCAATCCAGTTATCAGTAGTAACCATAGATACCATAGTTTGTGTGCTGGCATTTTCGATCTGATATTTTCTAACCATAATCTTCCAGTGTTCCTCTGCTTTCCGGCTGTAATCGCCAATAACTTTTTCGGTTACTTCCTGCATAATCTGGCGTGCCAGAACATAGTCACTTTCAAATTTTATTGGAATTTTAATTTCATCCCATAGGAATGGAAAGTCAGATGAATAATTAAAGACCGGTTCTTTAAAAACAAAACTGTTGGCAATCCGGACGATTCTGCCATTATATAAATCGCCATCGACCCATTCGCCCAGTTCCATCACAGTTGTTCTCAAAATTCCCATATCGATAACATCACCTTTAATCCCACCGATTTGAACCCTATCGCCAGTAGTATAGAAATTGCTGGCTAAA
This genomic interval from Eubacteriaceae bacterium ES3 contains the following:
- a CDS encoding flavodoxin, giving the protein MGKTLVVYFTWSGKTKKMAEKIAEIKNADVVEIKTVKVYPTQYNQLLEISRAEKSHDERPELQALNIDIDGYETIIIGYPNWHSSCPKAILSFLEKFDLSGKVLAPFCTHGGGGIGNSESDIKKSCPKAVLKKGYAKGSSDTKAITKWLETL
- a CDS encoding mechanosensitive ion channel codes for the protein MEELLTFINNNTSFVRIVIIIIGCLIIAMFTMLIKKSISPHIKADNWYKVKKSINFLGYLFSIILIIIIFSDHLGNIGVALGVASAGIAFALQEVITSVAGWIAILASNFYTTGDRVQIGGIKGDVIDMGILRTTVMELGEWVDGDLYNGRIVRIANSFVFKEPVFNYSSDFPFLWDEIKIPIKFESDYVLARQIMQEVTEKVIGDYSRKAEEHWKIMVRKYQIENASTQTMVSMVTTDNWIEFTIRYVVDYRERRATKNQLFTEILSALNSYKDKIKLASVTMDISPIQINLENAVLKTKHPSEQNNYPD
- a CDS encoding iron-containing alcohol dehydrogenase — encoded protein: MNLDFVYQNPTTIYFGKNAMENLKTELGNYGDTVILAYGKSSIKKIGLYDQILDVLKDAGKKVVELSGIMANPTYDKVLEGSKIVKENEVDLILAVGGGSVIDCAKAISVSAYCEGDAWTKYWLQFAPVDNKIVPVASILTLAGTGSEMNGGSVITNNDMKLKMGRVFPANVNPKFSILNPEYTFSLPEYQMVSGIFDMMSHLMEAYFSGEDDVTSDYIIEGILRSVIHSAKIAKENSKDYEARSNLMWSATLAMNPIVGLSKRADWQVHMIEHQLGAYTDCAHGMGLAAVSLPYYRMIYKDGLDKFVRFAVNVWGVAEAGKSKEEVALEGLACLETFCQDMGIVLNIKELGATEEMLKAIADSTVILGGYKKLTAEDVLDILKTAYQA
- a CDS encoding MalY/PatB family protein, coding for MKYDFDKETNRRNTYSMKWDVKENELPMWVADMDFQTAPAVIEALKNKVNLGIFGYSLVSDEWQQAICNWWQKRHGFSIANDWLIFCTGVVPALSCAVKRLTNVGDNVLVQTPVYNIFFNSIVNHGRHAIKNRLKYDGEEYSIDFEDLEEKLSHPLTTLMILCNPHNPIGKIWDKETLNRIGQLCKKHHVVVVSDEIHCDVTEPGTEYVPFASVSDVCANNSVTCISASKAFNLAGMQSAAVIIPDEALRQKMERGLNSDELAEPNAFAIDAVTAALTQGEEWLDELRLYLKGNKDLVYEFLKDQIPEVKLITSQATYLLWIDCQKLTDNSEAFCQFIREETGLYLSAGSEFKGNGNLFVRMNIACPKKRVQDGLNRFKQGVQSYKCLNEG
- a CDS encoding flavodoxin family protein, which encodes MNILVLNGSPRPDGNTTAMIRAFNEGASEVGHEVTVINVCRKKIGGCLGCEYCHTKGKGACIQKDDMYQVYDAIKKADMIVLGSPVYYFSYSGQLQSTINRLYALGIPQNLKKSMLLLSSGSDDVYEAIFYQYHRTFQKFMKLEDMGIITAYGDQNKSQAILSKVRDAANKL
- a CDS encoding cyclophilin-like fold protein, which encodes MKIQVKGNGNTIVYQLNDSLADESLYSQLPMAIKVENYSNDEKIFYPAEKLKTSNTPKANAKNGSLAYYAPWGNVVMYYKDFGKASGLYELGQVVSGKENISKLSGEIQIEILKD
- a CDS encoding cyclophilin-like fold protein, translating into MKRFFTIFLIVLMGIFLLTACSTNSSNNSDQSAEEKGEAVDSVAPIENSDESNTEIKEEKKQMKLQIGNNVLTASLADNSSAEALAKMLEAGPLTISMRDFGGMEKVGSLGSTLPENNEQITTEAGDLILYQAGAFVIYYAPNSWNFTRLGKINDITADELKAILGDGNVDVTLSLD